In Xiphophorus couchianus chromosome 24, X_couchianus-1.0, whole genome shotgun sequence, a single genomic region encodes these proteins:
- the stat1a gene encoding signal transducer and activator of transcription 1a isoform X1 — MAQWCQLQMLDSKYLEQVDQLYDDSFPMDIRQYLSRWIESIDWDTVAVQDSLATIRFHDLLAQLDDQHSRFALESNFLQQHNFRKIKRNLQDRFQEDPVTMAMIISRNLKEEQKIVACAKEAEQEGEGTVSAMVVEKQKLDNKVKELKDKVQFLDQMLKNLEDLQDEYDFKMNTLKNQNELNGMSAKELEKEKFNTARMCIELKQKRHDVVSFLSELLNLTQSLIQDLINEELPEWKQRQQIACIGGPPNACVDQLQNWFTAVAESLQQVRQHLNKMLELEQKFTYENDPISQKKSHLENRALDLLKNLLSSSLVVERQPCMPTHPQRPLVLKTGVQFTVKLRFLVKLHEFNYQLKVKAVFDKDVTEKKGFRKFNILGTNTKVMNMEESNGSLAAEFRHLQLKEQKLAGNRTNEGPLIVTEELHSLSFESELHLNQSGSPGLHIKVEAMAMPLVVISNVCQLPSGWASILWYNMLTTEPKNLKFFLSPPSAKWSQLSEVLSWQFSSVTKRGLNQEQLNMLADKLLGAKAQRNPDGTIPWTKFCKQSANEKSFPFWLWIEGILDLIKRHLLSLWNDGCIMGFISKEREKALLSDKCPGTFLLRFSESSKEGAITFTWIEHDVHDKPVYHSVEPYTKKELSAVSLPDIIRTYKVMAVENIPENPLRFLYPDIHKDKAFGKYYPKPSETQEPMDTDVQEIRGYMKTELISVSEVPPSRLQDNMMPMSPDDYKVLERYVSPRDIDAVMDLQDFVPQMSSEFQDEN; from the exons ATGGCGCAGTGGTGCCAGCTGCAGATGCTGGACAGTAAGTACCTGGAGCAGGTGGACCAGCTGTACGATGACTCCTTCCCCATGGACATCCGGCAGTACCTGAGCAGGTGGATCGAGAGCATCGACTG GGATACGGTGGCGGTGCAGGACTCGCTGGCCACCATCCGCTTCCACGACCTGCTGGCGCAGCTGGACGACCAGCACAGCCGCTTCGCTCTGGAGAGCAACTTCCTGCAGCAGCACAACTTCCGCAAGATCAAGAGGAACCTGCAG gatCGCTTCCAGGAGGACCCCGTTACCATGGCGATGATCATCTCCAGGAACTTGAAGGAGGAGCAGAAGATCGTGGCCTGTGCAAAGGAAGCCGAG caggaaggagAAGGAACCGTGTCGGCCATGGTGGTGGAGAAGCAGAAGCTGGACAACAAAGTGAAGGAACTGAAAGACAAAGTTCAG TTCCTGGATCAGATGCTGAAGAACCTGGAGGACCTGCAGGACGAGTACGACTTCAAGATGAACACGCTGAAGAACC AGAACGAGCTGAACGGCATGTCGGCGaaggagctggagaaggagaagtTCAACACGGCCAGGATGTGCATCGAGCTGAAGCAGAAACGCCAC GACGTGGTGTCCTTCCTGAGCGAGCTGCTGAACCTCACCCAGAGTTTGATCCAAGACCTGATCAACGAGGAGCTGCCGGAGTGGAAGCAGCGGCAGCAGATCGCCTGCATCGGCGGCCCGCCCAACGCCTGCGTGGACCAGCTGCAGAACTG GTTCACCGCCGTCGCCGAGTCGCTGCAGCAGGTCCGGCAGCACCTGAACAAGATGCTGGAGCTGGAGCAGAAGTTCACCTACGAAAACGACCCGATCTCCCAGAAGAAGAGCCACCTGGAGAACCGCGCTCTGGACCTGCTGAAGAACCTGCTGTCCAG CTCTCTGGTGGTAGAGCGGCAGCCCTGCATGCCCACACACCCACAGAGACCGCTGGTGCTGAAAACAGGCGTCCAGTTCACCGTCAAGCTCCG GTTCCTGGTGAAGCTTCATGAGTTCAACTACCAGCTCAAAGTCAAAGCCGTGTTCGATAA GGACGTCACAGAGAAGAAAGG GTTCCGTAAGTTCAACATCCTGGGCACGAACACCAAGGTGATGAACATGGAGGAGTCCAACGGCAGCCTGGCGGCCGAGTTCAGGCATCTG CAACTGAAGGAGCAGAAACTGGCCGGAAACAGAACCAACGAG GGTCCGCTGATCGTCACTGAGGAGCTTCACTCGCTCAGCTTCGAGTCGGAGCTGCACCTGAACCAGTCCGGTTCTCCAGGACTCCACATCAAGGTGGAG GCCATGGCTATGCCCCTCGTCGTCATCTCCAACGTCTGCCAGCTGCCCAGCGGCTGGGCCTCCATCCTCTGGTACAACATGCTGACCACAGAACCCAAA AACCTCAAGTTCTTCCTGTCGCCGCCGTCCGCCAAGTGGTCCCAGCTGTCCGAGGTGCTGAGCTGGCAGTTCTCCTCCGTCACCAAGAGAGGCCTGAACCAGGAGCAGCTCAACATGCTGGCCGACAAGCtgctgg GAGCAAAAGCTCAGAGGAATCCAGACGGGACGATCCCCTGGACCAAGTTCTGCAAG CAAAGCGCCAATGAGAAATCGTTCCCCTTCTGGCTGTGGATCGAAGGAATCCTGGACCTGATCAAGAGACACCTGCTGTCGCTGTGGAACGACGG CTGCATCATGGGCTTCATCAgcaaggagagagagaaggcgCTGCTGAGCGACAAATGTCCCGGGACGTTCCTGCTGAGGTTCAGCGAGAGCAGCAAGGAGGGTGCCATCACCTTCACCTGGATCGAGCACGACGTCCACG aTAAGCCCGTCTATCACTCGGTGGAGCCGTACACCAAGAAGGAGCTGTCGGCCGTGTCGCTGCCCGACATCATCCGCACCTACAAGGTGATGGCCGTGGAGAACATCCCGGAGAACCCGCTGCGCTTCCTCTACCCCGACATCCACAAGGACAAGGCCTTCGGGAAATACTACCCCAAACCCTCAGAGA CTCAAGAGCCGATGGACACGGACGTCCAGGAGATCCGCGGCTACATGAAGACGGAGCTCATCTCCGTGTCTGAAGT ACCCCCGTCCAGACTGCAGGACAACATGATGCCCATGTCGCCTGACGACTACAAGGTGCTGGAGCGATACGTCAGTCCCAGAGACATCGACGCTGTG ATGGACCTGCAGGACTTTGTCCCTCAG ATGAGTTCAGAGTTTCAGGATGAGAACTGA
- the stat1a gene encoding signal transducer and activator of transcription 1a isoform X2, producing MAQWCQLQMLDSKYLEQVDQLYDDSFPMDIRQYLSRWIESIDWDTVAVQDSLATIRFHDLLAQLDDQHSRFALESNFLQQHNFRKIKRNLQDRFQEDPVTMAMIISRNLKEEQKIVACAKEAEEGEGTVSAMVVEKQKLDNKVKELKDKVQFLDQMLKNLEDLQDEYDFKMNTLKNQNELNGMSAKELEKEKFNTARMCIELKQKRHDVVSFLSELLNLTQSLIQDLINEELPEWKQRQQIACIGGPPNACVDQLQNWFTAVAESLQQVRQHLNKMLELEQKFTYENDPISQKKSHLENRALDLLKNLLSSSLVVERQPCMPTHPQRPLVLKTGVQFTVKLRFLVKLHEFNYQLKVKAVFDKDVTEKKGFRKFNILGTNTKVMNMEESNGSLAAEFRHLQLKEQKLAGNRTNEGPLIVTEELHSLSFESELHLNQSGSPGLHIKVEAMAMPLVVISNVCQLPSGWASILWYNMLTTEPKNLKFFLSPPSAKWSQLSEVLSWQFSSVTKRGLNQEQLNMLADKLLGAKAQRNPDGTIPWTKFCKQSANEKSFPFWLWIEGILDLIKRHLLSLWNDGCIMGFISKEREKALLSDKCPGTFLLRFSESSKEGAITFTWIEHDVHDKPVYHSVEPYTKKELSAVSLPDIIRTYKVMAVENIPENPLRFLYPDIHKDKAFGKYYPKPSETQEPMDTDVQEIRGYMKTELISVSEVPPSRLQDNMMPMSPDDYKVLERYVSPRDIDAVMDLQDFVPQMSSEFQDEN from the exons ATGGCGCAGTGGTGCCAGCTGCAGATGCTGGACAGTAAGTACCTGGAGCAGGTGGACCAGCTGTACGATGACTCCTTCCCCATGGACATCCGGCAGTACCTGAGCAGGTGGATCGAGAGCATCGACTG GGATACGGTGGCGGTGCAGGACTCGCTGGCCACCATCCGCTTCCACGACCTGCTGGCGCAGCTGGACGACCAGCACAGCCGCTTCGCTCTGGAGAGCAACTTCCTGCAGCAGCACAACTTCCGCAAGATCAAGAGGAACCTGCAG gatCGCTTCCAGGAGGACCCCGTTACCATGGCGATGATCATCTCCAGGAACTTGAAGGAGGAGCAGAAGATCGTGGCCTGTGCAAAGGAAGCCGAG gaaggagAAGGAACCGTGTCGGCCATGGTGGTGGAGAAGCAGAAGCTGGACAACAAAGTGAAGGAACTGAAAGACAAAGTTCAG TTCCTGGATCAGATGCTGAAGAACCTGGAGGACCTGCAGGACGAGTACGACTTCAAGATGAACACGCTGAAGAACC AGAACGAGCTGAACGGCATGTCGGCGaaggagctggagaaggagaagtTCAACACGGCCAGGATGTGCATCGAGCTGAAGCAGAAACGCCAC GACGTGGTGTCCTTCCTGAGCGAGCTGCTGAACCTCACCCAGAGTTTGATCCAAGACCTGATCAACGAGGAGCTGCCGGAGTGGAAGCAGCGGCAGCAGATCGCCTGCATCGGCGGCCCGCCCAACGCCTGCGTGGACCAGCTGCAGAACTG GTTCACCGCCGTCGCCGAGTCGCTGCAGCAGGTCCGGCAGCACCTGAACAAGATGCTGGAGCTGGAGCAGAAGTTCACCTACGAAAACGACCCGATCTCCCAGAAGAAGAGCCACCTGGAGAACCGCGCTCTGGACCTGCTGAAGAACCTGCTGTCCAG CTCTCTGGTGGTAGAGCGGCAGCCCTGCATGCCCACACACCCACAGAGACCGCTGGTGCTGAAAACAGGCGTCCAGTTCACCGTCAAGCTCCG GTTCCTGGTGAAGCTTCATGAGTTCAACTACCAGCTCAAAGTCAAAGCCGTGTTCGATAA GGACGTCACAGAGAAGAAAGG GTTCCGTAAGTTCAACATCCTGGGCACGAACACCAAGGTGATGAACATGGAGGAGTCCAACGGCAGCCTGGCGGCCGAGTTCAGGCATCTG CAACTGAAGGAGCAGAAACTGGCCGGAAACAGAACCAACGAG GGTCCGCTGATCGTCACTGAGGAGCTTCACTCGCTCAGCTTCGAGTCGGAGCTGCACCTGAACCAGTCCGGTTCTCCAGGACTCCACATCAAGGTGGAG GCCATGGCTATGCCCCTCGTCGTCATCTCCAACGTCTGCCAGCTGCCCAGCGGCTGGGCCTCCATCCTCTGGTACAACATGCTGACCACAGAACCCAAA AACCTCAAGTTCTTCCTGTCGCCGCCGTCCGCCAAGTGGTCCCAGCTGTCCGAGGTGCTGAGCTGGCAGTTCTCCTCCGTCACCAAGAGAGGCCTGAACCAGGAGCAGCTCAACATGCTGGCCGACAAGCtgctgg GAGCAAAAGCTCAGAGGAATCCAGACGGGACGATCCCCTGGACCAAGTTCTGCAAG CAAAGCGCCAATGAGAAATCGTTCCCCTTCTGGCTGTGGATCGAAGGAATCCTGGACCTGATCAAGAGACACCTGCTGTCGCTGTGGAACGACGG CTGCATCATGGGCTTCATCAgcaaggagagagagaaggcgCTGCTGAGCGACAAATGTCCCGGGACGTTCCTGCTGAGGTTCAGCGAGAGCAGCAAGGAGGGTGCCATCACCTTCACCTGGATCGAGCACGACGTCCACG aTAAGCCCGTCTATCACTCGGTGGAGCCGTACACCAAGAAGGAGCTGTCGGCCGTGTCGCTGCCCGACATCATCCGCACCTACAAGGTGATGGCCGTGGAGAACATCCCGGAGAACCCGCTGCGCTTCCTCTACCCCGACATCCACAAGGACAAGGCCTTCGGGAAATACTACCCCAAACCCTCAGAGA CTCAAGAGCCGATGGACACGGACGTCCAGGAGATCCGCGGCTACATGAAGACGGAGCTCATCTCCGTGTCTGAAGT ACCCCCGTCCAGACTGCAGGACAACATGATGCCCATGTCGCCTGACGACTACAAGGTGCTGGAGCGATACGTCAGTCCCAGAGACATCGACGCTGTG ATGGACCTGCAGGACTTTGTCCCTCAG ATGAGTTCAGAGTTTCAGGATGAGAACTGA
- the stat1a gene encoding signal transducer and activator of transcription 1a isoform X3 → MAQWCQLQMLDSKYLEQVDQLYDDSFPMDIRQYLSRWIESIDWDTVAVQDSLATIRFHDLLAQLDDQHSRFALESNFLQQHNFRKIKRNLQDRFQEDPVTMAMIISRNLKEEQKIVACAKEAEQEGEGTVSAMVVEKQKLDNKVKELKDKVQFLDQMLKNLEDLQDEYDFKMNTLKNQNELNGMSAKELEKEKFNTARMCIELKQKRHDVVSFLSELLNLTQSLIQDLINEELPEWKQRQQIACIGGPPNACVDQLQNWFTAVAESLQQVRQHLNKMLELEQKFTYENDPISQKKSHLENRALDLLKNLLSSSLVVERQPCMPTHPQRPLVLKTGVQFTVKLRFLVKLHEFNYQLKVKAVFDKDVTEKKGFRKFNILGTNTKVMNMEESNGSLAAEFRHLQLKEQKLAGNRTNEGPLIVTEELHSLSFESELHLNQSGSPGLHIKVEAMAMPLVVISNVCQLPSGWASILWYNMLTTEPKNLKFFLSPPSAKWSQLSEVLSWQFSSVTKRGLNQEQLNMLADKLLGAKAQRNPDGTIPWTKFCKQSANEKSFPFWLWIEGILDLIKRHLLSLWNDGCIMGFISKEREKALLSDKCPGTFLLRFSESSKEGAITFTWIEHDVHDKPVYHSVEPYTKKELSAVSLPDIIRTYKVMAVENIPENPLRFLYPDIHKDKAFGKYYPKPSETQEPMDTDVQEIRGYMKTELISVSEVPPSRLQDNMMPMSPDDYKVLERYVSPRDIDAVMSSEFQDEN, encoded by the exons ATGGCGCAGTGGTGCCAGCTGCAGATGCTGGACAGTAAGTACCTGGAGCAGGTGGACCAGCTGTACGATGACTCCTTCCCCATGGACATCCGGCAGTACCTGAGCAGGTGGATCGAGAGCATCGACTG GGATACGGTGGCGGTGCAGGACTCGCTGGCCACCATCCGCTTCCACGACCTGCTGGCGCAGCTGGACGACCAGCACAGCCGCTTCGCTCTGGAGAGCAACTTCCTGCAGCAGCACAACTTCCGCAAGATCAAGAGGAACCTGCAG gatCGCTTCCAGGAGGACCCCGTTACCATGGCGATGATCATCTCCAGGAACTTGAAGGAGGAGCAGAAGATCGTGGCCTGTGCAAAGGAAGCCGAG caggaaggagAAGGAACCGTGTCGGCCATGGTGGTGGAGAAGCAGAAGCTGGACAACAAAGTGAAGGAACTGAAAGACAAAGTTCAG TTCCTGGATCAGATGCTGAAGAACCTGGAGGACCTGCAGGACGAGTACGACTTCAAGATGAACACGCTGAAGAACC AGAACGAGCTGAACGGCATGTCGGCGaaggagctggagaaggagaagtTCAACACGGCCAGGATGTGCATCGAGCTGAAGCAGAAACGCCAC GACGTGGTGTCCTTCCTGAGCGAGCTGCTGAACCTCACCCAGAGTTTGATCCAAGACCTGATCAACGAGGAGCTGCCGGAGTGGAAGCAGCGGCAGCAGATCGCCTGCATCGGCGGCCCGCCCAACGCCTGCGTGGACCAGCTGCAGAACTG GTTCACCGCCGTCGCCGAGTCGCTGCAGCAGGTCCGGCAGCACCTGAACAAGATGCTGGAGCTGGAGCAGAAGTTCACCTACGAAAACGACCCGATCTCCCAGAAGAAGAGCCACCTGGAGAACCGCGCTCTGGACCTGCTGAAGAACCTGCTGTCCAG CTCTCTGGTGGTAGAGCGGCAGCCCTGCATGCCCACACACCCACAGAGACCGCTGGTGCTGAAAACAGGCGTCCAGTTCACCGTCAAGCTCCG GTTCCTGGTGAAGCTTCATGAGTTCAACTACCAGCTCAAAGTCAAAGCCGTGTTCGATAA GGACGTCACAGAGAAGAAAGG GTTCCGTAAGTTCAACATCCTGGGCACGAACACCAAGGTGATGAACATGGAGGAGTCCAACGGCAGCCTGGCGGCCGAGTTCAGGCATCTG CAACTGAAGGAGCAGAAACTGGCCGGAAACAGAACCAACGAG GGTCCGCTGATCGTCACTGAGGAGCTTCACTCGCTCAGCTTCGAGTCGGAGCTGCACCTGAACCAGTCCGGTTCTCCAGGACTCCACATCAAGGTGGAG GCCATGGCTATGCCCCTCGTCGTCATCTCCAACGTCTGCCAGCTGCCCAGCGGCTGGGCCTCCATCCTCTGGTACAACATGCTGACCACAGAACCCAAA AACCTCAAGTTCTTCCTGTCGCCGCCGTCCGCCAAGTGGTCCCAGCTGTCCGAGGTGCTGAGCTGGCAGTTCTCCTCCGTCACCAAGAGAGGCCTGAACCAGGAGCAGCTCAACATGCTGGCCGACAAGCtgctgg GAGCAAAAGCTCAGAGGAATCCAGACGGGACGATCCCCTGGACCAAGTTCTGCAAG CAAAGCGCCAATGAGAAATCGTTCCCCTTCTGGCTGTGGATCGAAGGAATCCTGGACCTGATCAAGAGACACCTGCTGTCGCTGTGGAACGACGG CTGCATCATGGGCTTCATCAgcaaggagagagagaaggcgCTGCTGAGCGACAAATGTCCCGGGACGTTCCTGCTGAGGTTCAGCGAGAGCAGCAAGGAGGGTGCCATCACCTTCACCTGGATCGAGCACGACGTCCACG aTAAGCCCGTCTATCACTCGGTGGAGCCGTACACCAAGAAGGAGCTGTCGGCCGTGTCGCTGCCCGACATCATCCGCACCTACAAGGTGATGGCCGTGGAGAACATCCCGGAGAACCCGCTGCGCTTCCTCTACCCCGACATCCACAAGGACAAGGCCTTCGGGAAATACTACCCCAAACCCTCAGAGA CTCAAGAGCCGATGGACACGGACGTCCAGGAGATCCGCGGCTACATGAAGACGGAGCTCATCTCCGTGTCTGAAGT ACCCCCGTCCAGACTGCAGGACAACATGATGCCCATGTCGCCTGACGACTACAAGGTGCTGGAGCGATACGTCAGTCCCAGAGACATCGACGCTGTG ATGAGTTCAGAGTTTCAGGATGAGAACTGA